Genomic DNA from Rana temporaria chromosome 2 unlocalized genomic scaffold, aRanTem1.1 chr2f, whole genome shotgun sequence:
TTGGCTTGCTTCTTAGGTGTTTGGTTCACCTTCTTCACATGACTGGCATGGATCCAAGCCTGTTTTCCCTCTACCAGAATAGCTGTTCGGGTAACCGTGATCActgttgatggtggcttcacatgtggactctctgaccagaagtgcattctttgaacaaaagtgcctgagttaaaaaccaggagtttgctatcaactgcttctgcttgcaagggttgatttttttcccctctttttctctgacacttttttaaacagctttttttttctttttcctttctgctaattaaggggatggtttaattgttcacaggtgtgtgtttgttcacaggtcttcacaggtgagtataaagtggctgtacaaactcccataggagctggctcccagttgatggtggcttcacatgtggactctctgaccagaagtgcattctttgaacaaaagtgcctgagttaaaaaccaggagtttgctatcaactgcttctgcttgcaagggttgatttttttcccctctttttctctgacacttttttaaacagctttttttttctttttcctttctgctaattaaggggatggtttaattgttcacaggtgtgtgtttgttcacaggtcttcacaggtgagtataaagtggctgtacaaactcccataggagctggctcccagttgatggtggcttcacatgtggactctctgaccagaagtgcattctttgaacaaaagtgcctgagttaaaaaccaggagtttaaaacaggaggtaagacaggagtcttcattattttttccaatcactgatccagaacaagcttgcagctaataaagttggaactcttgatatatagattcagcggtgcagcagacgctctcaccttagtctgctcaccccagggatagtgagagcaggacgctctcaaacgagtcggctctccccagggatagtgcagccaggcagggtcctcccagctctcggctgctgcagacacagcacaaacaaccaggactcacatagtttaacacaggggtacatatcccccccacaccccccctaggcaattgatccagggttgcaccgatctcccgttgaggggtcaggaaggaattttttcccccggtcgctgcagattggcacagcacgcctggggtttttcgccttcctctggaccaatcggggagagaagactcaacgagtgacgactcacttggacagtcttccgcccatcaccatataagacccccccaatcaacattacttccctgcgtttttttctgcgaccatgggttacataaaatactctgcagaaaccatccgggaactaaaaccatttgcctctctactcccagttgtcaccaaaaaagctctaaggaatgagcgactgttgagaatcaatcgacgatcaacagtcaaaaactacgagcaggtaccccagcccaagtgcataatatgcgctttggtcaacacaagatcggcagtaaaacatcgacaagaaatctatgatttcatccttcaacatgatctagactgcctcttcatcacagaaagctggctcacagccgactgcaacaccattctaacagaattggtgccagcaaattatcgcattcaaatgcaaaacagagtggggcaaagagggggggcctggcggtgatccacaagactcacctctcgatcaccaaaccagtcctttaaaactcgcttccattcatggaaaccctcactctgcagctgcaaacaaatccccaaaatacggtccatatgctactttgctatagaccacaaGGCCCAAAAAtgcaccttctcacgtcattgaTGGAATTtttctccacatataccctagacatcaaacaccttttggtgcttggggatttcaacctctgggccaactcctcgctggaccccgtagccgacgcctgcatcgaccatctggaaggattaggtctgtaGCAACTAATTCAAGGCctgacgggaaacatgcgctttttcacatgctgactttacacccccccaggtacgaaatttaaagtaatattacacttttattgtttcacttttagcattattaaattcactgctcctgaaaaaactgacgtttttaaaacattttttgcattgatacatgtttcctgggacaggacccaggtccccacacaccttttaggacaataacttgcatattagcctttaaaattaacactttagatttctcccataaactttaacagggtgttccgcggcttttcgaatttgccgcgaacacccctaattgttcgttgactcgaactcgaagctcatccctaatcttcagtgtgaatcctctggtgtgtcaTAAGGTGTGACTTACGTGTAAAAGTTTTgctacattcagaacactgatatggtttttctccagtgtgaatcctctggtgtgtcaTAAGGTGTGACTTACgtgtaaaagctttgccacattcagaacactgatatggtttctcttcagtgtgaatcctctCGTGTGTCATAAGGTTTGACTTCTGTGTAAAAGCTtggccacattcagaacactgatatggcttctcttcagtgtgaatcctctCGTGTGTCATAAGGTGTGACTTctgtgtaaaagctttgccacattcagaacacaGATATGGTTTCTCTTCAGTGTGAACCCTCTGATGTATAATAAGATAATTTTTGGTTGTacaagctttgtcacattcagaacattgatatgtattttctccagtgtgaaccctctggtgtatCATAAGGTATGACTTctgtgtaaaagctttgccacattcagaacactgatatggtttctctccagtgtgaaccctctggtgtatgataagatcatttttggttgtaaaagcattgtcacattcagaacattgatatgtcttctctccagtgtgaaccctctggtgtatGATAAGATGAGACTTAAATGTAAAAAcgttgtcacattcagaacactgatatggtttctcttcagtgtgaatcctctTGTGTGTCATAAGGTTTGACTTACgtgtaaaagctttgccacattcagaacacagatatggtttctctccagtgtgaaccctctggtgtatgataagatcatttttggttgtaaaagcgttgtcacattcagaacattgatatggcttctctccagtgtgtacCCTCTGGTGTATGATAAGACGAGACTTAAATGTAAAAAcgttgtcacattcagaacactgatatggtttctcttcagtgtgaatcctctCGTGTGTCATAAGGTTTGACTTACgtgtaaaagctttgccacattcagaacactgatatggtttctctccagtgtgaaccctctggtgtatgataagatcatttttggttgtaaaagcgttgtcacattcagaacattgatatggcttctctccagtgtgatacCTCTGGTGTATGATAAGATGAGACTTAGATGTAAaaactttgtcacattcagaacactgatatgacTTCACTCCATTATAACCCTTCTGGTGATTGATACGTTTTGCCTCCATTGTAAATCTTTATCACATTCCAACCAAGAAATATCTTCTGAAATGACTCCTCTTATGTATACATGGGTTGGACTTTACTGTAAAGTCATTGTCACTTCCAGAACACTGAAATGACTTCTCTCCTGTTGTCCTCTGAGGCGGGATCGATGTTGAAGAGAATTCAGAACAACATTTAGAACACGGATATGACTTGTGTCCTGTGTGAATCCTCCAGTGAATTGTGATAAAGACTTTCAGTGACTTCAGACACCCATATGGCTTCACTTCCCATGTGACTTTGTTGTATTGATGAAGTCCAACATGACAGAAAACTTGGTTCATCAATCCAcctgtacagaaaaaaataaaaagtcagaattctataaAAAGAGCTGAATAAAGTTGTTTTCTTTTATAACATTCATTATTAAATGTATCTAATATATagaaacaatatatacaatattattTTACAGAGGACAATATATTATTCCCATTGGCtgataaaatgtacattttattacaatttcCAGCGGGAGAATCTCATTCAGAGAAATGTGCTGCATAGTGACGGAGGAATGTTCTTGGGTTCAGATTTGTGGGGACTTCAGGCAAGACGTCTAAAAATCCCATAAAATTGCAGATTTAAATGCAAaactcattgaaatcaataggaggCAAATCTTGAAAATCAATTCTCTGCATTTTCAAAGCGATTAATTATTCCTAATGATCTTCCTCACCCTTCAGAGATGTGGTGAGATCTTCCTTTCCTTTGATCTCAGTAACCCTGGAAATCCACAGAGACATTTCAGTGGGATAGAAGATCTCACCACGTTTATAAGGTGAATGAGTAGTGATATTTTATATAAAGCTTTAGAAAGGAGGGTCATGTGTAGAGGAAAAGCCGAATAGTCATCTCTCAGGTGTATTCTGGGTAGAGGTTTGGTAAGTCTTTAAATTTCTCTCCACAAAGGGAACagcagatattatatatatatatatatatatatatatatatatatatatatatattgtaatattgggggtgtttagctcaagtggaatatgcgattttaagcgattcacgccagtccggaactatgtttaagggcttgttggcccacttttattgaaaaggcaaaaataaacaaaaatccaaacataggttttccacgcagggggttttcactgtccacacagaatggtaccttcagcctcctggcttacacGTGCAAAAGAAAATACCGAGCCACCTGGCTCTTGTCAGCAGTAGCAcaactgctcaggctccagcatggagctctcctgactcctgtcagcaaccttagactcaggtctctggggtttcacactgcacacctgcactctccagcTCTCTAGCTACTTCCGTGCACACCTAcactctctgggttctcccttccaagcctggactcctcgggagggtggagcccagaatgctggtcctgagtctcctatcaggcccaaacacacacctgcacaatcagtgtgctgatctatctgaaaatctggacccaggactggggatttcatcccacccagaTCGCTACGAAATCCccggctccaggtcccaaagtggactttaATAACAATTGAGGCAACTGAAAtgccagtttcctctgtaaactgcaagctttctggagcccctcaaccagtccaattgaaaaccctgggtcaccacacccctggggtaccacactactacataTCTCCCCCCCCTTGTTTCGACCCCGAAGGGGGCGGAACACCAGCACACGTCATCAGGGTTGGGACACCCATGTGCCTTTtccctttatttaatttgtaaggGATCAGATTTTTAAACCCTTGTTTAGCGGAAAGCAGGGGCTCTTTTATTGGGGTGACACTGGTCCCTCTCTGAGCTCCAAGTACGGGCACCCACTTACTGTCCAAACTTGGCGTCACTTgtttccccatgtacactgcaTGCTTCATTCTGTCAGTTTCATCACTAAAACCCTCATAAGACTGCAGCCTCGTCCTAGTCTCCCTCTGAAGCACATCTTGACTGTCTTGTCACTCTGAGATTTCTAAGTCATGTGACACATTGCTAAGCTTTGGGCTATTTCCCTCCAACCATGGTTTACCAGGATCCTTCTCAGATCCTAGACGTTCCTCGAACCTCAGGAAACCTTCCCCAGAATTACCCTTCTGAACCTGTAGGGGACCTAATTCTGCTTTACCCTTTACCTCTGTGTCAAACCTATCATTTCCTGTCTCACTACAATTTTCAGGGTTTGCTACAACCAGATCAACTTGACCAAGACCATCAGGTCTACCATTATTTTTGTTGTCACCCAGAGTAACCAAACCATTAACAATTGCAGATAAGCTGCATTCTCTATCATGATCAGAAATATCAATGCATTTGTCATATTTCATTTCACCCATGTTTGGCAGGGCAGTATCTGGGGAGGAACTGCACCCAGCGGTGTGGTTGTCTATGGCAGCTTCAGTATACACCAACTCCACTGGCATGAGATCCTCTGCCAGCCATTGTCCTGACCTCTGAACATTTTTGCATAACACAACATTTGGACCTTTGACTACAATCACTTCATTTATTGCTGTGCCATCTGGCACTTCCACCAACATTAGCTCATTTGGCACGGCATCATCCATTACCACATCATTAGAACCTGTGTGGATCACAGACATGACCTCTTCTGTGCGTTCGCCGTTACTTGGCGCTTCCATCTTGTGAGCAACATCTGCAGCAGCAAATGCACCATTGCATACGAGTCGCTCTGCAGGTCCTTCATCTGGCACTGCAGAAATCATGTCTGCTCCACTTTTACCAACAGAGGCCTTTTCCAACAAAGCCAACAGGCTTTTTGCCCATCTGTCCCAGTCTATTATTTCTGCGCTATCAAAGGGATAGAGTGGCTCAGTAACAGACACCTTGCACATGTCACTTTTGtttaactacttggtaaccgccctatagccgaaatacggctacaaggtggttccctaactctaggagggcgtcaatatacgtcctcccagagagtcacaattgcgcgcccgagcgggcgcgcacacgcgatcaccggcgctcggcgggtccacgggacccgcagcaacacggatcgcggtaaggagccaatggaagcggctccttaccacgtgatcgcgccgtccaatgacagcgcgatcacttgtaaacaaaccggcgtcatgtaatgacgccggttcctccctctcctctctgtaccgttcggtacagtgtgagaggagagggaggggggggggatcgggcggcagcagcagccgccgcactgtgggctggatctgtgacaattgcagtcacagatccagccatccctgcgcaatactctgcaaaataaaaataatgatgagtgcaatactctgcaataccccaccccatactctgcaataccctaccccatactctgcaatacccacccccccatactctgcaatacccacccccccatactctgcaataccccaccccatactctgcaatacccacccccccatactctgcaatacccacccccccatactctgcaatacccacccccccatactctgcaatacccccccccatactctgcaataccccccccccatactctgcaatacccccccccccatactctgcaatacccccccccatactctgcaatacccccccccatactctgcaataccccccccccatactctgcaataccccccccccatactctgcaatacccccccatactctgcaatacccccccccatactctgcaataccccccccatactctgcaataccccccccatactctgcaataccccccccatactctgcaatacccccccatactctgcaatacccccccaatactccgcaataccctcaatactccaataccttgcaatacgtcgcctatggggatttttaagtagcaacgtttggcgcaatttcacgagcgtgtgcaattttgaagggtgacatgttgggtatctatttactcggcgtaacttcatctttcatattatgcaaaaacattgggctaactttactgttttgttttttttttaagcacaa
This window encodes:
- the LOC120921577 gene encoding zinc finger protein 605-like isoform X1, which encodes MEAKRINHQKGYNGVKSYQCSECDKVFTSKSHLIIHQRYHTGEKPYQCSECDNAFTTKNDLIIHQRVHTGEKPYQCSECGKAFTRKSNLMTHERIHTEEKPYQCSECDNVFTFKSRLIIHQRVHTGEKPYQCSECDNAFTTKNDLIIHQRVHTGEKPYLCSECGKAFTRKSNLMTHKRIHTEEKPYQCSECDNVFTFKSHLIIHQRVHTGEKTYQCSECDNAFTTKNDLIIHQRVHTGEKPYQCSECGKAFTQKSYLMIHQRVHTGENTYQCSECDKACTTKNYLIIHQRVHTEEKPYLCSECGKAFTQKSHLMTHERIHTEEKPYQCSECGQAFTQKSNLMTHERIHTEEKPYQCSECGKAFTRKSHLMTHQRIHTGEKPYQCSECSKTFTRKSHLMTHQRIHTED
- the LOC120921577 gene encoding zinc finger protein 300-like isoform X2, which encodes MEAKRINHQKGYNGVKSYQCSECDKVFTSKSHLIIHQRYHTGEKPYQCSECDNAFTTKNDLIIHQRVHTGEKPYQCSECGKAFTRKSNLMTHERIHTEEKPYQCSECDNVFTFKSRLIIHQRVHTGEKPYQCSECDNAFTTKNDLIIHQRVHTGEKPYLCSECGKAFTRKSNLMTHKRIHTEEKPYQCSECDNVFTFKSHLIIHQRVHTGEKTYQCSECDNAFTTKNDLIIHQRVHTGEKPYQCSECGKAFTQKSYLMIHQRVHTGENTYQCSECDKACTTKNYLIIHQRVHTEEKPYLCSECGKAFTQKSHLMTHERIHTEEKPYQCSECGQAFTQKSNLMTHERIHTEEKPYQCSECGKAFTRKSHLMTHQRIHTED